The following are encoded together in the Edaphobacter lichenicola genome:
- a CDS encoding SRPBCC domain-containing protein, with translation MSKMTLTTEGDTHVIVTRRFAAPPEALYRAHTDPELIQKWLLGPEGWTMPVCINDAKAGGKFRYEWTDGKGAGFHITGEYLEVNPFSRIVHVERMFLPDRTPDNHVETTFDRDGEGSLLKIRMTLPDEKTRAMMLATGMEHGMEASYVRLEAMI, from the coding sequence ATGAGCAAGATGACGTTGACGACCGAAGGCGATACGCATGTGATTGTGACGAGGCGCTTTGCTGCGCCGCCGGAGGCGCTGTATCGCGCGCACACCGATCCGGAGTTGATACAGAAGTGGCTGCTCGGCCCTGAAGGCTGGACCATGCCTGTCTGCATCAATGACGCGAAGGCTGGAGGGAAGTTCCGCTACGAGTGGACGGACGGCAAAGGCGCCGGATTCCATATCACTGGTGAGTATCTTGAAGTGAATCCTTTCAGCAGAATCGTGCACGTCGAACGGATGTTCCTGCCGGATCGAACGCCAGACAACCATGTTGAAACCACCTTCGATCGAGACGGCGAAGGGAGCTTGTTGAAGATCCGGATGACACTGCCCGATGAGAAGACGCGAGCGATGATGCTGGCGACAGGCATGGAGCATGGGATGGAGGCGAGCTATGTGCGTCTTGAGGCGATGATCTAG
- a CDS encoding ArsR/SmtB family transcription factor yields MRIVMAWWWFVGSFWWSCGVVPGGGEGIVNLLFTISYFLYKFLSMDGLDTKFSALADPTRRAILARLSLGEATVNELARPFEMSQPAISQHLKVLEDAGLILRRVEGTKRPRRLAKEGIEAMDQWLGMLRTALEKNFDRLDGVLAGIDTQKSNDT; encoded by the coding sequence ATGCGGATCGTGATGGCTTGGTGGTGGTTTGTTGGTAGTTTCTGGTGGTCTTGCGGCGTTGTTCCAGGTGGTGGGGAGGGAATAGTGAATTTACTCTTTACAATAAGTTATTTCTTATATAAGTTTTTGTCTATGGATGGTCTTGATACAAAGTTCTCGGCCTTAGCTGATCCCACGCGTCGGGCGATTCTGGCACGGCTCTCATTGGGAGAGGCCACGGTCAATGAGCTGGCACGTCCCTTCGAGATGTCGCAACCGGCGATCTCGCAACATCTGAAGGTGCTTGAAGATGCTGGGCTGATCCTGCGCCGGGTGGAAGGCACAAAGCGACCCCGTCGCCTTGCAAAGGAGGGTATCGAAGCGATGGATCAGTGGCTTGGAATGCTCCGCACTGCGCTTGAGAAGAACTTTGACCGGTTGGATGGAGTTCTGGCCGGTATCGACACACAGAAGAGTAACGACACATAG